Proteins encoded within one genomic window of Aestuariirhabdus haliotis:
- the upp gene encoding uracil phosphoribosyltransferase: protein MSVHEITHPLVKHKLGIMRKEGISTKAFRGLAGEVGALLTYEATKDLTLEEVEIQGWCGPIKVQQVKGKKITIVPILRAGLGMLDGVFELIPSAKVSVVGLYRDEETLEPVAYFEKLVGKIDQRIALVVDPMLATGGSMIAAIDMLKKAGSKDIRALVLVAAPEGIAKLQQAHPDVELFTASIDDGLNENGYIMPGLGDAGDKIFGTK from the coding sequence ATGAGCGTTCACGAGATCACACACCCACTGGTCAAGCATAAGCTGGGTATAATGCGTAAAGAGGGTATCAGTACCAAAGCCTTCCGGGGGCTGGCTGGCGAAGTGGGTGCCCTGCTGACCTATGAGGCGACTAAAGACCTGACGCTTGAAGAAGTTGAAATACAGGGCTGGTGTGGTCCTATCAAGGTGCAGCAGGTCAAGGGTAAAAAAATCACGATTGTGCCTATTCTACGTGCTGGCCTCGGCATGCTCGACGGAGTCTTCGAATTGATTCCCAGTGCCAAGGTGAGTGTGGTGGGCCTGTACAGGGACGAAGAAACTCTGGAGCCAGTAGCTTATTTTGAGAAACTGGTGGGTAAGATTGATCAGCGGATCGCCCTGGTTGTGGACCCGATGCTGGCTACGGGAGGCTCCATGATTGCTGCCATCGATATGCTCAAGAAAGCCGGTTCAAAAGATATTCGAGCCCTGGTTCTGGTCGCAGCTCCCGAGGGCATCGCCAAGTTGCAGCAGGCGCACCCCGATGTTGAGCTCTTTACGGCGTCGATCGACGATGGGCTCAACGAAAACGGCTACATCATGCCGGGGTTGGGTGATGCCGGGGACAAGATCTTCGGTACCAAGTAA
- a CDS encoding uracil-xanthine permease family protein, translating to MTTSVGEQQGGAQLVLSGAQMLFVAFGALVLMPLLTGMDPNVALFTAGVGTLIFQLITGRQVPVFLASSFAFIAPIIVSTQNWGMAATLGGLAAAGVLYMLLSVVIKVRGTGFLHRVLPPVVVGPVIMVIGLGLAPVAVNMALGKTGDGAVQLVPQDVAMTISFASLLITLLVATMGRGILKLVPIMVGVVSGYVLSVMFGIVDFAKVSEAAWFALPNFVTPEWNWNAVLFMIPVAIAPAIEHVGDVLAIGNVTGKDYIKKPGLHRTMLGDGVATTAAAMVGGPPNTTYSEVTGAVMLTKAFNPKIMTWAALFAVGLAFIGKVGVLLQTIPVPVMGGILMLLFGSIAVVGLNTLIKAQVDMAKARNLAIVSLVLVTGIGGMSIGTESFSMQGVGLCALVAVVLNLILPHEKGEDRYEGVEIEPRND from the coding sequence ATGACAACTTCGGTGGGGGAGCAGCAGGGCGGCGCCCAGCTGGTATTATCCGGTGCACAAATGCTCTTTGTGGCGTTTGGCGCTTTGGTGTTGATGCCTTTGTTAACGGGCATGGACCCCAATGTGGCGTTGTTCACGGCGGGTGTGGGTACCCTGATCTTTCAATTGATTACTGGCCGGCAGGTACCGGTATTCCTGGCGTCCTCCTTTGCTTTTATTGCACCAATTATCGTCTCTACCCAAAACTGGGGGATGGCCGCGACCTTAGGCGGGTTGGCGGCTGCTGGCGTGCTTTATATGTTGCTCAGTGTGGTGATCAAAGTGCGCGGTACCGGCTTCTTGCACCGAGTCTTGCCTCCTGTGGTGGTGGGTCCGGTGATTATGGTGATTGGCCTGGGGCTTGCGCCGGTGGCCGTGAATATGGCATTGGGCAAAACCGGTGACGGTGCCGTGCAGCTGGTGCCTCAGGATGTCGCTATGACCATCTCCTTTGCTTCCTTGCTGATCACGCTATTGGTCGCGACTATGGGTCGCGGCATTCTGAAGCTGGTCCCCATTATGGTCGGCGTGGTCTCCGGTTATGTGCTTTCTGTAATGTTTGGCATTGTCGACTTTGCCAAGGTTAGTGAAGCAGCCTGGTTCGCCTTGCCGAATTTTGTTACTCCGGAATGGAACTGGAATGCGGTGCTCTTTATGATTCCGGTCGCCATAGCTCCGGCCATTGAGCATGTGGGTGATGTTTTGGCCATCGGTAACGTCACCGGCAAGGACTATATCAAGAAGCCTGGATTGCACCGGACCATGCTGGGCGATGGTGTGGCGACGACGGCGGCGGCGATGGTGGGAGGACCGCCAAACACAACCTATTCCGAAGTCACCGGTGCGGTCATGCTGACCAAAGCCTTCAATCCGAAAATCATGACCTGGGCGGCGCTGTTTGCTGTCGGTCTGGCCTTTATTGGCAAGGTGGGTGTGCTGTTGCAGACCATCCCGGTGCCGGTGATGGGAGGGATTCTGATGCTGTTGTTTGGTTCCATCGCGGTAGTAGGCCTTAATACCCTGATCAAGGCGCAGGTCGACATGGCCAAGGCGCGTAATCTGGCGATCGTCTCCCTGGTATTGGTAACCGGCATCGGTGGTATGAGTATCGGGACCGAGTCCTTCAGTATGCAGGGGGTGGGTTTATGTGCGCTGGTAGCGGTGGTTCTAAACCTTATTTTGCCTCATGAAAAGGGTGAAGACCGTTACGAGGGTGTCGAGATCGAGCCCCGTAACGACTAG
- the gatB gene encoding Asp-tRNA(Asn)/Glu-tRNA(Gln) amidotransferase subunit GatB translates to MDWEVVIGLEVHVQLATQSKIFSGASTAYGAEANTQACLVDLGMPGVLPVVNEQAYRYAVMFGLAIDAEIGKRSHFERKNYFYPDLPKGYQTTQLEQPIVGPGVVDILLEDGSHKSVRIHHAHLEEDAGKSLHEDFHGMSGIDLNRAGTPLIEVVTEPDMRSSAEAVAFAKKLHSIVTSLEICDGHMSQGSMRFDVNVSVRRKGSEKLGTRTETKNLNSFRFMEDAIKLEVERQIDLIEDGGSVKQETRLYNGETRIARSMRSKEEANDYRYFPCPDLLPVEIDDTFIESVRAELPELPDARIARFLESYKLSEYDASVLAPERATANYFEQTANACGDAKLAANWVMGELASRLKKENLDISNSPVKAQQLGDMLLRVKDDTISGKGAKTVFEAMWNGEGEPDAIIDSKGLKQVSDSGALEAMIDEVMAANPQQVEQYRASDEAKRGKMIGFFVGQIMKASRGSANPGQVNKLLRSKLDG, encoded by the coding sequence ATGGATTGGGAAGTTGTGATCGGGCTGGAAGTCCACGTTCAACTGGCCACGCAGAGTAAGATTTTTTCCGGCGCCAGCACCGCCTATGGCGCCGAAGCCAACACCCAGGCCTGCCTGGTCGACCTGGGTATGCCCGGCGTGCTGCCGGTGGTCAACGAACAGGCCTATCGCTACGCGGTGATGTTCGGTTTGGCAATCGATGCCGAGATCGGCAAGCGATCCCATTTCGAGCGCAAGAACTATTTCTACCCCGACCTGCCCAAGGGCTACCAAACCACCCAGCTGGAGCAACCCATCGTTGGCCCCGGCGTCGTCGACATCCTGCTCGAGGATGGCAGTCACAAGTCGGTTCGCATCCACCACGCCCACCTGGAAGAGGATGCGGGCAAATCCTTGCACGAAGACTTCCACGGCATGAGTGGCATCGACCTTAACCGAGCCGGCACCCCGCTGATCGAAGTGGTGACCGAACCCGATATGCGCTCATCAGCCGAAGCGGTGGCCTTCGCCAAAAAACTGCATTCGATTGTCACCTCGTTGGAGATTTGCGACGGGCATATGTCCCAGGGTTCGATGCGCTTCGATGTCAATGTATCGGTACGCCGCAAAGGCAGCGAAAAGCTCGGCACCCGCACCGAAACCAAAAACCTCAACTCTTTCCGCTTTATGGAAGACGCCATCAAACTGGAGGTTGAGCGCCAGATCGACCTGATCGAGGATGGCGGCAGCGTCAAACAGGAAACCCGTCTCTATAACGGCGAGACTCGTATCGCACGCTCCATGCGCTCGAAAGAGGAAGCCAACGACTATCGCTACTTCCCTTGCCCTGATCTGCTGCCCGTCGAAATCGATGATACCTTTATTGAGTCGGTACGCGCCGAGCTGCCAGAGCTGCCAGATGCGCGCATTGCTCGTTTTCTAGAGAGTTATAAACTGTCTGAATACGACGCCTCGGTGCTGGCCCCTGAACGTGCCACCGCCAATTATTTCGAGCAGACCGCAAACGCCTGTGGTGATGCCAAGCTCGCCGCTAACTGGGTGATGGGAGAGCTGGCCAGTCGCCTCAAGAAGGAAAACCTCGATATCTCCAACAGCCCGGTCAAGGCTCAACAGCTGGGCGACATGTTGCTGCGAGTAAAGGACGACACCATTTCTGGCAAAGGCGCTAAAACCGTGTTCGAGGCAATGTGGAATGGTGAAGGTGAGCCCGACGCCATCATCGACAGCAAGGGCTTGAAGCAGGTCTCCGATAGCGGCGCGCTGGAAGCCATGATCGATGAGGTCATGGCCGCCAACCCTCAGCAGGTGGAACAGTACCGTGCCAGTGACGAGGCCAAGCGCGGCAAGATGATCGGCTTCTTTGTTGGCCAGATTATGAAAGCCTCCCGCGGTAGTGCCAACCCGGGTCAGGTCAATAAACTGTTGCGTTCCAAGCTCGATGGCTGA